From a region of the Lactuca sativa cultivar Salinas chromosome 4, Lsat_Salinas_v11, whole genome shotgun sequence genome:
- the LOC111892400 gene encoding ribosomal RNA-processing protein 17, whose amino-acid sequence MEEEGDALQSQQQVVQARHIKKRSLKNKALSVSFNEKDLSDFVTGFHKRKKKRRKEAQSQQQEALRRKRIELRKKRKLEREYVIYSGAPPGQDGEANENGEVKEAEADEEDEEEDDDDEHLTSVSGTKVYDTGSVKVMVTTSEISREDDALNGNLVAGEIPKLPLGSEKKVNLPVIKKKPMKRVEKKRSRPKTQTKRDKRKGKKVEKRR is encoded by the exons ATGGAGGAGGAGGGGGACGCTTTGCAGTCGCAACAACAAGTGGTACAAGCTCGCCATATCAAGAAGAGATCTCTCAAGAACAAAGCGCTTTCTGTTTCCTTCAATGAAAAGGACCTCAG TGATTTTGTGACTGGGTTTCacaagagaaagaagaagagGAGAAAAGAAGCTCAAAGTCAACAACAAGAAGCTTTAAGACGCAAGCGTATTGAGCTCCGCAAAAAG AGAAAACTAGAAAGAGAGTATGTTATATATAGTGGAGCTCCACCTGGTCAAGATGGTGAAGCTAATGAAAATGGTGAAGTCAAAGAAGCTGAAGCagacgaagaagatgaagaagaagatgatgatgatgaacatCTAACATCAGTTTCTG GAACAAAAGTGTATGACACTGGTAGTGTGAAGGTCATGGTGACAACGAGTGAGATCTCTCGAGAAGACGACGCTTTGAATGGAAACCTAGTAGCTGGTGAAATACCCAAATTGCCCCTAGGGTCCGAAAAGAAGGTGAATTTGCCAGTGATCAAGAAGAAGCCGATGAAGAGAGTTGAGAAAAAAAGATCACGTCCCAAGACTCAAACCAAAAGAGATAAAAGAAAGGGTAAGAAGGTTGAAAAGAGACGTTAG
- the LOC111892393 gene encoding calmodulin-binding protein 60 D has protein sequence MQKKFMEKRGLDPSSSEEGQPDKKRPALASVIVEALKVDSLQKLCSSLEPILRRVVSEEVERALAKLGPSKLNGRVSPKRIEGPDGRDLQLQFRSKLSLPLFTGGKVEGERGAAIHVVLIDANTGHLVTSGPESSVKLDVVVLEGDFNNEDEEGWSQEEFETHMVKEREGKRPLLSGELQVVLKEGVGTLGELSFTDNSSWIRSRKFRLGLKVSSGYSEGIRVREAKTDAFTVKDHRGELYKKHYPPALNDEVWRLEKIGKDGSFHKKLNKAGIFSVEDFLRLVVRDPKKLRNVLGSGMSNKMWDVLVEHAKTCILSHKLYVYYSDDVRNVGVVFNHIYELSGLVAAGHYYATDALSDDQKVFVDTLMKKAYDNWMHVVEYDGKSFLGAHQEKTAAPQIDMGIGQQSYSNSFDHQQLTLPPPAPQQQQQQPALNPGVTTGGYDGTTSHNMNLNAPTQFDSSSFTLINSSQHPPRNDNNILALGLTQPSTPGFLSGPTNTLNLSSSFRGLDDYFPEEEIRMRSHEMLENEDMQHLLRLFNMGSGQTPGGHGQTSGGSHVNESYYPYSSGYVPNTPSNFGYGFDVDKTRTSGKAVVGWLKLKAALRWGIFIRKQAAERRAQIVELEDP, from the exons ATGCAAAAAAAGTTCATGGAGAAAAGGGGATTAGATCCTAGTAGTAGCGAAGAGGGTCAACCCGATAAGAAGAGACCAGCTCTCGCTAG TGTTATTGTTGAAGCTTTAAAGGTCGATAGTTTGCAGAAACTTTGTTCATCATTGGAGCCGATTCTTCGAAGAGTT GTTAGTGAAGAAGTTGAGCGTGCCTTGGCAAAGTTGGGCCCATCAAAACTTAATGGAAG GGTTTCACCAAAGAGAATAGAAGGTCCCGATGGAAGAGACTTGCAACTACAATTTAGGTCCAAACTATCCCTCCCTCTTTTCACTGGTGGAAAAGTAGAAGGGGAAAGAGGTGCTGCAATCCATGTAGTCTTGATTGATGCCAACACAGGTCATTTGGTGACATCGGGTCCCGAATCATCAGTCAAACTAGATGTGGTGGTGCTTGAAGGTGATTTCAACaatgaagatgaagaaggatgGAGTCAAGAAGAATTTGAAACTCATATGGTAAAAGAAAGAGAAGGAAAACGACCACTTTTATCTGGAGAATTACAAGTGGTGTTGAAAGAAGGTGTGGGGACATTAGGCGAATTGAGTTTTACAGACAATTCTAGTTGGATAAGGAGTAGAAAGTTTAGACTTGGGCTTAAAGTTTCCTCAGGATATAGTGAGGGGATTCGTGTTCGTGAGGCAAAAACAGATGCCTTCACTGTTAAAGACCATCGAGGAGAAT TGTACAAGAAGCATTATCCACCTGCCCTAAATGATGAGGTTTGGAGATTGGAAAAGATTGGTAAAGATGGATCATTTCACAAGAAGCTTAATAAAGCAGGAATATTTAGTGTAGAAGATTTTCTTCGCCTTGTAGTGAGAGATCCAAAGAAGCTAAGAAAT GTTCTTGGGAGTGGCATGTCGAATAAAATGTGGGATGTTCTTGTGGAGCATGCAAAGACTTGTATTTTGAGTCACAAACTGTATGTTTATTATTCAGATGATGTGAGAAATGTTGGTGTTGTTTTCAACCATATCTATGAATTAAGTGGCTTAGTTGCTGCTGGACATTACTATGCAACAGATGCCCTTTCCGATGATCAAAAG GTGTTTGTAGATACATTGATGAAGAAGGCATATGATAACTGGATGCATGTGGTGGAATATGATGGAAAATCATTTTTAGGGGCTCATCAGGAAAAAACAGCAGCTCCACAAATCGATATGGGAATCGGTCAACAAAGCTATTCAAACTCGTTTGACCATCAACAACTCACTCTACCCCCTCCAGcccctcaacaacaacaacaacaacctgcTCTCAATCCAGGCGTCACCACTGgag GTTATGATGGTACTACTTCACACAACATGAATCTCAATGCACCTACTCAATTCGATTCCTCCTCATTCACTTTGATCAACAGCTCTCAACACCCTCCCAGGAATGATAACAACATCCTGGCCCTTGGATTAACACAACCATCCACCCCTGGATTCCTTTCGGGACCCACTAACACATTGAATTTGAGTTCTTCATTTAGAGGATTAGATGACTACTTTCCTGAAGAAGAAATCCGCATGAGAAGTCACGAAATGCTTGAAAACGAAGATATGCAGCATCTGCTTCGGTTGTTCAACATGGGTAGTGGTCAAACCCCTGGTGGCCATGGTCAAACCTCCGGTGGTAGCCATGTTAATGAAAGCTATTATCCATATTCATCGGGTTATGTGCCTAATACACCTTCAAATTTTGGGTATGGATTTGATGTGGATAAAACACGTACTTCTGGGAAAGCAGTGGTGGGGTGGCTTAAACTTAAGGCTGCTTTGAGATGGGGAATCTTTATAAGGAAACAGGCGGCTGAAAGAAGGGCACAAATAGTTGAATTGGAAGACCCGTAA
- the LOC111892392 gene encoding anaphase-promoting complex subunit 4, producing METDEEEVSRIVPFQLQFDKPVASQIKIAEWNPEKDLLAMVTEDSKILLHRFNWQRLWTISPGRCITSLCWRPDGKAIAVGLQDGTISLHDVENGKLLRSMKSHTVAVVCLNWEDDGGGEISDDKFHTSKYEDRTSRFFPPPPRAPRAPGLVPGETGFMDESENLSQELSNSSHQRFNILCSADKDGIINFSIFGIFPIGKIDIHDFSVTFPLEKEHVDCKLLNASICKVALSKDLCHLTVLCSGELQVPRHDLHGFHCLTLDTSIFFKRRNELHQVAQQASNIEDLTEVIRASLSVMSKQWSDAMHTFHDKFDSLSNLIHDHGLDSTPQEEFLSLLGGARTSPAVHQFLLTSLGEAGLKRIMKLVCGAGKDLQVIVLEHLQPAAEMIGFRLGELRGLSKWRSRYKSVGLDESLIDNATEKAGILLIQVERFMRVLASSVQQFSNFFNWLHKCVKMLTSEPSDQHQILAFNCELVILFLKYLYDQDPVKRLLESTEIDHSIEVDLETMERVQELAHFGGFTDLDYLRRTLAKEFQQMESCFKEAFQMPFTTISKKILCQNLLPLFPVESLPKSALSTVPTSISFYKEQQSFVDYVSFRLPNEPSSDLANCIVVTRCLMHDLEAVLLCVPDDYQCVDLSLYKECQLVLLLNGPSSVSESSEKACMMIVQADDLPFVSIPTSTTSTPWKLQQLKDSIVYLHMDSFKVRGIPHSVIAPLAVSASRGVACVFAARKRALVYILDEDEDEISDAE from the exons ATGGAAACAGATGAAGAAGAAGTTTCAAGAATTGTTCCTTTCCAGCTTCAATTCGACAAGCCAGTAGCGTCCCAG ATCAAAATAGCTGAATGGAACCCAGAGAAAGATTTGCTGGCTATGGTTACTGAGGATTCAAAGATTTTGCTGCATCGTTTTAATTGGCAGAGGCTATGGACTATCTCCCCAG GAAGATGCATAACATCTTTATGTTGGCGTCCTGATGGTAAAGCAATAGCTGTTGGGCTTCAAGATGGGACTATTTCATTGCATGATGTCGAA AATGGGAAGCTGTTAAGAAGTATGAAATCTCACACTGTTGCTGTTGTATGCCTCAATTGGGAGGATGATGGAGGTGGAGAGATATCA GATGACAAATTTCATACCTCAAAATATGAAGATAGAACCTCTCGTTTCTTTCCTCCTCCTCCAAGAGCTCCTAGGGCACCTGGACTTGTTCCTGGAGAAACCGGTTTCATGGATGAAAGTGAAAATTTATCACAAGAGTTATCAAATTCCTCACATCAACGTTTCAACATTCTTTGTAGTGCAGATAAAGATGGAATCATAAACTTTAGTATCTTTGGAATATTTCCAATCGGGAAAATT GATATCCATGATTTTTCTGTTACTTTTCCACTTGAAAAGGAGCATGTTGATTGCAAACTGCTCAATGCTTCAATCTGTAAG GTGGCATTGTCCAAAGATCTTTGTCATTTGACAGTACTATGTTCTGGGGAGCTTCAAGTTCCAAGGCATGATTTGCATGGTTTCCATTGCTTAACACTCGATACCTCAATATTCTTTAAAAG GAGAAATGAGCTTCACCAAGTTGCTCAACAAGCTTCAAACATTGAGGATTTAACAGAAGTCATTAGAGCCTCATTGTCTGTCATGTCTAAGCAATGGTCTGATGCAATGCACACATTTCATGACAAATTTGATTCCCTCTCTAATCTCATTCATGACCATG GATTGGACTCAACCCCACAAGAGGAGTTTCTTAGCCTTTTAGGTGGGGCCCGCACCAGTCCAGCTGTTCACCAATTTCTATTGACTTCACTTGGTGAAGCG GGTCTTAAGcggataatgaagttggtttgtGGGGCTGGAAAGGATCTTCAGGTTATTGTTCTTGAACATTTACAG CCTGCTGCAGAGATGATTGGATTTAGATTAGGGGAATTAAGAGGACTTTCTAAGTGGCGTTCACGTTATAAAAGTGTTGGTTTGGATGAAAGTTTAATAGATAATGCAACTGAGAAGGCTGGTATACTGTTGATACAAGTTGAAAGGTTTATGAGGGTTTTGGCCTCTTCTGTACAACAG TTTTCAAACTTCTTCAATTGGCTTCACAAATGTGTGAAAATGTTAACATCAGAACCAAGCGATCAGCACCAGATTCTTGCATTCAATTG TGAACTGGTTATTTTGTTCTTGAAGTATTTATATGATCAAGATCCAGTAAAACGGTTGCTCGAATCAACAGAAATTGATCACAGTATTGAAGTTGACTT GGAGACAATGGAAAGAGTACAAGAGTTGGCTCATTTTGGGGGTTTCACAGATTTAGATTACTTGCGAAGAACTTTAGCAAAAGAGTTTCAACAAATGGAATCTTG TTTCAAAGAGGCCTTCCAGATGCCTTTCACTACAATTTCCAAAAAGATCCTCTGCCAAAACTTGTTGCCATTGTTTCCTGTTGAATCTTTGCCAAAATCTGCATTGTCCACTGTTCCAACATCCATTTCATTTTACAAG GAACAACAGAGCTTTGTTGATTATGTATCTTTTAGATTACCCAATGAGCCTTCATCTGACCTTGCAAATTGCATAGTTGTTACAAGGTGTTTAATGCATGACTTAGAAGCTGTCTTGTTATGTGTTCCTGATGACTATCAATGCGTTGATTTGTCTCTATATAAG GAATGCCAACTTGTTCTGCTATTAAACGGGCCATCTTCCGTTTCTGAAAGCTCTGAAAAGGCTTGTATGATGATTGTGCAAGCAGATGATCTTCCATTTGTATCTATACCAACTTCTACAACATCAACCCCTTGGAAATTGCAACAACTTAAG GACTCGATTGTGTATCTGCACATGGATAGTTTCAAAGTACGAGGAATTCCTCACTCTGTCATTGCTCCTCTAGCAGTTAGTG CATCTAGAGGCGTTGCATGTGTGTTTGCTGCAAGAAAGCGTGCTCTAGTTTACATTCTAGATGAGGATGAAGATGAAATTTCAGATGCAGAATAG